The following coding sequences are from one Cygnus olor isolate bCygOlo1 chromosome 2, bCygOlo1.pri.v2, whole genome shotgun sequence window:
- the RPSA gene encoding 40S ribosomal protein SA, producing the protein MSGGLDVLQMKEEDVLKFLAAGTHLGGTNLDFQMEQYIYKRKSDGIYIINLKRTWEKLLLAARAIVAIENPADVSVISSRNTGQRAVLKFAAATGATPIAGRFTPGTFTNQIQAAFREPRLLVVTDPRADHQPLTEASYVNIPTIALCNTDSPLRYVDIAIPCNNKGAHSVGLMWWMLAREVLRMRGTISREHPWEVMPDLYFYRDPEEIEKEEQAAAEKAVTKEEFQTEWTAPAPEFTAPPQPEVADWSEGVQVPSVPIQQFPTEDWSAQPATEDWSAAPTAQATEWVGTATEWS; encoded by the exons ATGTCCGGAGGTCTCGATGTCTTGCAGATGAAGGAGGAGGATGTCCTCAAATTCCTCGCTGCCGGGACCCACCTGGGAGGCACTAACCTTGACTTTCAGATGGAGCAGTACATCTACAAGAGGAAAAGCGATG GTATTTACATCATCAATCTGAAGAGGACCTGGGAAAAACTTCTCCTGGCAGCCCGTGCCATTGTTGCTATTGAGAACCCAGCTGATGTGAGCGTCATCTCTTCCAGGAATACTGGACAG CGTGCTGTTCTGAAGTTTGCTGCTGCCACTGGGGCTACTCCTATTGCTGGACGCTTTACCCCTGGTACCTTCACGAATCAGATCCAGGCAGCTTTCCGTGAGCCACGACTCCTGGTTGTTACGGACCCTCGGGCTGATCATCAGCCACTGACAGAGGCGTCTTACGTCAACATCCCCACCATTGCGCTGTGCAACACTGACTCCCCACTGCGCTATGTGGATATTGCCATCCCCTGCAACAATAAG GGAGCCCATTCAGTGGGTCTGATGTGGTGGATGCTGGCTCGGGAGGTCCTGCGCATGCGTGGCACCATCTCCCGTGAACACCCATGGGAAGTCATGCCTGACTTGTACTTCTACAGGGATCCTGAGGAG ATTGAGAAGgaggagcaggctgctgctgagaaagCTGTTACGAAGGAAGAGTTCCAAACTGAATGGACGGCCCCAGCTCCTGAATTCACTGCTCCTCCTCAGCCTGAGGTTGCAGATTGGTCTGAGGGAGTGCAGGTCCCATCTGTGCCGATCCAGCAGTTCCCCACAG AGGATTGGAGTGCCCAGCCTGCCACTGAGGACTGGTCAGCAGCTCCCACTGCCCAGGCAACGGAGTGGGTTGGGACTGCCACGGAGTGGTCTTAA